The following are encoded in a window of Gymnogyps californianus isolate 813 chromosome 21, ASM1813914v2, whole genome shotgun sequence genomic DNA:
- the CORT gene encoding cortistatin, producing the protein MQLVASLVSVLLLVWSARATALPGEERLAIQNTREQSTVRKDAILKMLAGLLDSVDVGREAASPDVEEEGKLEEERAVLGRLAQLSQRDRKAPCKNFFWKTFTSC; encoded by the exons ATGCAGCTGGTGGCCAGCCTGGTGTCCGTTCTGCTGCTGGTGTGGAGTGCGAGAGCCACTGCACTGCCCGGAGAAGAGAGACTCGCAATACAGAACACTAGG GAACAGAGCACAGTCCGGAAAGACGCCATCCTGAAGATGCTGGCAGGCTTGCTGGACAGTGTGGATGTGGGGCGCGAGGCAGCATCCCCGGACGTGGAAGAGGAGGGCAAGCTGGAGGAGGAGCGGGCGGTGCTGGGGCGTCTCGCCCAGCTATCGCAGCGGGACCGCAAGGCCCCCTGCAAAAACTTCTTCTGGAAAACCTTCACCTCCTGCTAG
- the SRM gene encoding spermidine synthase: protein MERGAAALIREGWFRETCRLWPGQAMSLQVEELLHHQRSRYQEILVFRSTTYGNVLVLDGVIQCTERDEFSYQEMIANLPLCSHPDPRKVLIIGGGDGGVLREVVKHPAVESVVQCEIDEDVIQVSKKYLPGMAVGYSSAKLTLHVGDGFEFMKQNQEAFDVIITDSSDPMGPAESLFKESYYQLMKTALREDGILCCQGECQWLHLDLIKEMRQFCKSLFPVVEYAYCTIPTYPSGQIGFMLCSKNPNTNFREPVQQLSQQQVEERSLKYYNSDIHRAAFILPEFARKALSDV from the exons atggagcgcggcgcggcggcgctGATCCGTGAGGGCTGGTTCCGTGAGACGTGCCGGCTGTGGCCGGGGCAGGCCATGTCGCTGCAGGTGGAGGAGCTCCTGCACCACCAGCGCTCCCGCTACCAGGAGATACTCGTCTTCCGCAG CACCACCTACGGCAACGTCCTGGTCCTGGACGGGGTGATCCAGTGCACGGAGCGGGACGAGTTCTCCTACCAGGAAATGATCGCCAacctgcccctctgcagccacCCCGACCCCCGCAAG gtgCTGATCATCGGTGGCGGCGACGGGGGAGTGCTGCGAGAAGTGGTGAAACACCCAGCCGTGGAGTCCGTGGTGCAGTGTGAAATCGATGAG GATGTGATCCAGGTATCTAAGAAATACCTCCCAGGGATGGCAGTGGGGTATTCCAGCGCTAAGCTGACCTTGCATGTGGGAGACGGTTTTGAGTTCATGAAACAAAATCAAGAAGCCTTTGATGTGATTATCACGGACTCGTCTGACCCCATGG GTCCTGCAGAAAGCTTATTCAAAGAATCTTACTACCAGCTGATGAAGACAGCCCTGCGAGAAGATGGGATTCTTTGCTGCCAAG GTGAGTGCCAGTGGCTGCACCTGGATCTCATTAAGGAGATGCGTCAGTTCTGCAAGTCTCTGTTCCCTGTTGTGGAATATGCCTATTGCACCATCCCCACGTATCCCAGCGGGCAGATTGGCTTCATGCTCTGCAGCAAGAACCCG AACACAAATTTCCGGGAGCCTGTGCAGCAGCTCTCACAGCAACAAGTAGAGGAGAGGAGTCTGAAATACTACAACTCTGACATTCACCGGGCAGCTTTCATTCTGCCAGAGTTTGCACGGAAG GCCCTGAGTGATGTGTGA